The following nucleotide sequence is from Metamycoplasma phocicerebrale.
AAACCTAAAATTATTTTAGCAGACGAACCCGTTGGGGCATTAGACCCTATTATGGCAAAAAGTGTAATGGATGGTTTTTTAATTGCTAATAAATCAGAAAAAATTACCATAGTAGCCAATTTACACCATGTTGATCTAGCATTGCAATATGCAGATAGAATTATTGGTGTTAAGAAAGGTAAAATCATTTTTAATGATAGTTGAGATAAAGTTAATCTTGAAAAATTAAAAGAAATTTATGGTGAAAAATTAGAACAATTTGATAAAGAACAGTTTGAGGAAAATAGAAGAAAAAGAGAAATTGTTCAAAGTGAAATAATTAAAAAAATCAATAAAATGGAACATATAAATGAAAAACCAATCACAACAACTAAAAGAATCCCTTCAAAAACCAAAATTAGAAAAAAATCTTAAAAGTAAATTATTTGGTGAACGATTTTTAAATTATTTTAATCCTAAATTTATTGATATTGATAATCAAAAAGTAACTAAAAAATTTCCATGAGATAAATTAATTGGAACAATCTTAATTTTTTCTATAATTCTTGGAATTATTATATTAATAAAACCAGATTTTCAAAATTGAAATAAATTTTGGGTTTCAGTAGGTCATTTTTTTGATACAAACAAAACAATACAAATAGGTTCTTCTTTCTTTACACCATATGAAACTTTTATACGTAGTTTGCAATTGTTGTGAACAACAATTTCTTATTCAATATTAGGTACAATACTGGGAATAATTATTTCAGTGCCACTTGCATTATTAAGTTCTAAAAATTTTATTAAAAATAAATGAATATATTTTCCTTTTAGAGCAATAATGTCTGTAATTAGAGCAGTACCACCAATTATTTTTGCTTTTATATTCTTTTTCTTATTTTCTAAAAGTATAGCAGCAACATTATCAATAGCAATTTTTGTTAGTTCAATAATGACAAAATGATTGTATGAAGATTTAGATACATATGATACAAGTTCATACCAGGGGGCACAAGCAATTGGTAACACAAAATTAACAGCATTTAAAACAGCTATTTTTCCTTATTTGATTAAACGTATTGTATCTTATGGTTTTTATTCATTTGAAATGGTTGTTAGGTTTGCGGCTATTTTATCTATTGTTGGTATTTCAACAATAGGTCAATTGTTGGCTGATCAATATGCTACAGATGATAAGTTTTCACATATGTCTATAGCTCTGTGAACTTTGATAACTTTAATGATATTAATCGAAGGATTAAATTTTCTAATAAAAAAATATATTTTAGAATATTCACAAAAACATCCAATCATTGACGAAAAATTACCTTATAAAAAACAACTTGAACAATTAAAAGAACAAAAATCCAAAATTTATATATTTAAAATAGTTATTATTGTTTTTATATGCGCAATGATAATAGCTTCTTTGACACAAATAGAATGAACAATTGGGAATTCAACGAAAATATACCAATTTAAAGAAGGAATCAAAAAACTATTTAACCCAGATTGAAGTCTATTTCGAGGAACTTGATCTGGATCTAATACAAATGTATTTCCTTTAGGATTGGAAGCATTGTTGGTTGCTATCGCTTCTTCTATAATTGGTTTAATATTTGCTTTTTTTATAGGCCTTCTAGCTTCTAAAAATATAACTAAATATTTCTCATATATATTTAAGTTAGTAATTATAGTTTTACGTGCAATACCAGCCTTTACATTTGCATTGTTATTTATGATTCTTTCTAAAGATTCAAAGTTATTTGCAGCAGTTTTAGCTTTAGGGATACATTCAATCGGAATGCTTGGCAAACTTATAATGGAATCAATTGAAAAAATTCCTAACAAAGTTTTTCAATCGTTAGATTCTTTAGGCGCTACATGATTTCAAAAAGTAAAGTTTATAGTTGTAAAATCAATACTACCTCAAGCATTATCAAATTTTTTATATAGAGTTGAAATTAACTTTAAAAGTACAGTAGTTATTGGTGCAATAGGAGCAAGTAATTTTGGATTTCAAATTACTACTTATTCTGTTGATTATAACAATTGAGACAAACTGTCTTCATATGTTATTTTTACAATAGTAATATTATTAATCATTGAACAAATTTCAAATATTGTTCGTTCAAAATTAATGACAGGTTATTTCTTTAGTCAAGATGT
It contains:
- a CDS encoding PhnE/PtxC family ABC transporter permease, whose amino-acid sequence is MKNQSQQLKESLQKPKLEKNLKSKLFGERFLNYFNPKFIDIDNQKVTKKFPWDKLIGTILIFSIILGIIILIKPDFQNWNKFWVSVGHFFDTNKTIQIGSSFFTPYETFIRSLQLLWTTISYSILGTILGIIISVPLALLSSKNFIKNKWIYFPFRAIMSVIRAVPPIIFAFIFFFLFSKSIAATLSIAIFVSSIMTKWLYEDLDTYDTSSYQGAQAIGNTKLTAFKTAIFPYLIKRIVSYGFYSFEMVVRFAAILSIVGISTIGQLLADQYATDDKFSHMSIALWTLITLMILIEGLNFLIKKYILEYSQKHPIIDEKLPYKKQLEQLKEQKSKIYIFKIVIIVFICAMIIASLTQIEWTIGNSTKIYQFKEGIKKLFNPDWSLFRGTWSGSNTNVFPLGLEALLVAIASSIIGLIFAFFIGLLASKNITKYFSYIFKLVIIVLRAIPAFTFALLFMILSKDSKLFAAVLALGIHSIGMLGKLIMESIEKIPNKVFQSLDSLGATWFQKVKFIVVKSILPQALSNFLYRVEINFKSTVVIGAIGASNFGFQITTYSVDYNNWDKLSSYVIFTIVILLIIEQISNIVRSKLMTGYFFSQDVWFKKIMKKRMFIKALAISYLLNKKFSHESRNAKYLLAVHKYNNLALYKYYNENKILPNKETWEMLIKNKVTYKQTLKTLIILIKQKITEIYKNMYKITKNNQKNERNAIKKHKVAQKSAQIAVDNYFEEKGNLSINELNKEFSSILRAY